A part of Bacteroidota bacterium genomic DNA contains:
- a CDS encoding ABC transporter permease, whose translation MLQNYLLTALRFFRRQKGYTLLNVLGLAVGLLGAFLILLWVQDELRHDRFHEDGDRLYMAMRHVSYSNGTVETARAITYPAAAVLEAEYPEVEDAEMVTFPNEIVLSHEGRAFRERGYWAEEAFFEMFTFPLVAGDPATALDAPDGIVISERLAQSLFETNDFEAVLGRTVRVDDRHDARVTGVAAPVPSYSRLDFDWVLPFEEYYARNTWMDHWGNSGARLFVRLADGADLATVNDKARGLIMENADFTGVDLFLYPFGDYHLHGTFEDGMQAGGRIEYVRAFGVVAFFLVLIACINFMNLATARAAQRAREISVRKTLGATRSGLAAQFLGEAVLVALVAAALALVALVSLLPVFGEVAGKTFTLGALGPGMWMLFASVAVASGLLAGSYPALVLSRYSPAGVLRGSGGVASGGLLRKVLVVSQFAASILLIVGTLVVYRQIDYIQTKNLGLDRDNVVMMTLEGGARDQYDAFRQALLAQPGVETVTSTNQNPLSVGNSTSDPTWEGKDPEAQLNFFVIQANYDFIETMRMEVVSGRSFSRAFGADTTNFVVNEAMARLMETDDPVGEGLAFWGYEGEIVGMVEDFHMTSLYAPIEPTIMLLDANLEQGRMLAVRLAPGQTAEALAGLERTFAEFSPGVPFDYAFLDERFGRMYESERRIGTLANLFALVAAFVASLGLFGLAAYAAERRRKEVGVRKVLGASVPGVVALLSREFVALVVVACGVAFPLAYLGAERWLGGFAYRADLGVAPFLLAGTSALLLATLTVGIQAWRAATADPVKSLRYE comes from the coding sequence GTGCTTCAGAACTACCTGCTCACCGCGCTGCGCTTCTTCCGGCGCCAGAAAGGCTACACGCTGCTCAACGTGCTCGGCCTGGCCGTCGGGCTGCTCGGCGCGTTCCTCATCCTCCTCTGGGTGCAGGACGAACTGCGCCATGACCGCTTCCACGAGGACGGCGACCGGCTGTACATGGCGATGCGCCACGTCTCCTACAGCAACGGTACCGTCGAGACGGCGCGCGCGATCACCTATCCGGCAGCGGCGGTCTTAGAAGCGGAGTATCCCGAGGTCGAGGATGCCGAGATGGTGACGTTTCCGAACGAGATCGTCCTCAGCCACGAGGGACGCGCCTTCCGGGAGCGCGGCTATTGGGCGGAGGAGGCGTTCTTCGAGATGTTCACCTTTCCGCTGGTGGCCGGCGACCCTGCGACCGCGCTCGACGCACCGGATGGGATCGTGATCTCGGAGCGGCTGGCGCAGTCGCTCTTCGAGACGAACGACTTCGAGGCCGTGCTCGGCCGCACCGTCCGCGTCGACGACCGCCACGACGCGCGCGTGACGGGCGTGGCGGCCCCCGTGCCGTCCTACTCCCGGCTCGACTTCGACTGGGTCCTACCGTTCGAGGAGTACTACGCCCGCAACACGTGGATGGACCACTGGGGCAACAGCGGCGCGCGGCTGTTCGTCCGCCTTGCCGACGGGGCGGACCTCGCCACCGTCAACGACAAGGCCCGCGGCCTAATCATGGAAAACGCCGACTTCACCGGCGTCGATCTTTTCCTCTACCCCTTCGGCGACTATCACCTCCACGGGACGTTCGAGGACGGGATGCAAGCGGGCGGGCGCATCGAGTATGTCCGCGCGTTTGGCGTGGTCGCATTCTTTCTGGTGCTGATCGCCTGCATCAACTTCATGAACCTGGCGACGGCGCGTGCGGCACAGCGAGCGCGCGAGATCAGCGTCCGCAAGACGCTCGGCGCGACGCGCTCGGGGCTGGCCGCGCAGTTCCTCGGCGAGGCGGTGCTCGTCGCGCTCGTCGCGGCGGCGCTGGCGCTGGTGGCGCTCGTATCGCTACTTCCGGTCTTTGGCGAGGTCGCGGGGAAGACCTTCACGCTCGGCGCGCTCGGGCCCGGCATGTGGATGCTCTTCGCCAGCGTGGCGGTAGCGTCAGGCTTGTTGGCGGGGAGCTACCCGGCGCTCGTGCTGTCGCGCTACAGCCCGGCGGGCGTGCTACGCGGCAGCGGGGGCGTCGCCAGCGGCGGGCTGCTGCGCAAGGTGCTCGTCGTCAGCCAGTTCGCGGCGTCCATCCTGCTCATCGTCGGGACGCTCGTCGTCTACCGCCAGATCGACTACATCCAGACGAAAAACCTCGGCCTCGACCGCGACAACGTCGTCATGATGACGCTCGAAGGCGGCGCGCGCGACCAGTACGACGCCTTCCGCCAGGCCCTCCTCGCCCAGCCGGGTGTCGAGACCGTCACGTCGACCAACCAGAACCCGCTCTCGGTCGGCAACTCGACCTCCGACCCGACCTGGGAGGGCAAGGACCCGGAGGCGCAGCTCAACTTTTTCGTCATCCAGGCGAACTACGACTTCATCGAGACGATGCGGATGGAGGTGGTGTCTGGCCGCTCGTTCTCGCGCGCGTTCGGGGCCGACACGACCAACTTCGTCGTCAACGAGGCGATGGCGCGGCTCATGGAAACGGACGACCCCGTGGGCGAGGGGCTCGCGTTCTGGGGCTACGAGGGCGAGATCGTCGGCATGGTGGAGGACTTCCACATGACCTCGCTCTACGCGCCCATCGAGCCGACGATCATGCTGCTGGACGCGAACCTGGAGCAGGGTCGCATGCTGGCGGTGCGGCTCGCGCCGGGCCAGACGGCCGAGGCCCTCGCGGGGCTAGAGCGCACCTTCGCCGAGTTCAGCCCCGGCGTACCGTTTGACTACGCCTTCCTCGACGAGCGCTTCGGGCGGATGTACGAGTCCGAGCGCCGCATCGGGACGCTGGCCAACCTGTTCGCGCTGGTAGCGGCCTTCGTGGCCAGCCTCGGACTCTTCGGCCTGGCGGCCTACGCGGCCGAGCGTCGGCGCAAGGAGGTGGGCGTGCGCAAGGTGCTCGGGGCATCCGTGCCGGGCGTGGTGGCGCTGCTCTCGCGCGAGTTCGTGGCGCTGGTGGTCGTGGCGTGCGGCGTGGCGTTCCCGCTCGCCTACCTGGGCGCGGAGCGCTGGCTCGGCGGCTTCGCCTACCGCGCCGACCTCGGCGTGGCGCCGTTCCTCCTCGCAGGTACCAGTGCACTGCTTCTTGCCACCCTCACCGTCGGCATCCAAGCCTGGCGTGCGGCCACCGCCGATCCTGTGAAATCGCTCCGCTACGAGTAA
- a CDS encoding branched-chain amino acid transaminase, translating into MSHPKIWFNGDLVAYEDATIHVLSHVVHYGSSVFEGVRAYDTARGPAVFRLPEHMQRLIDSAKIHRMDSGYDLAALNQAVVDTIHASGLESCYIRPVIYRGMGSMGVNPLKNYVETFIAVWDWGKYLGDEAIEQGVDVQVSTWNRNAPNTTPSLAKAGGNYLNASLIKMEAVLNGFTEGIALSVDGYLSEGSGENLFVIKDGVLHTAPTGLSILPGITRNTVITLAESMGYEIKEASIPREALYVADELFFTGTAAEVTPIRSVDRYQIGSGSRGPITKQIQDAYFSALRDTDNPHGWLTFVNEEASDTVRETAAAEA; encoded by the coding sequence ATGTCGCACCCGAAGATCTGGTTCAACGGCGACCTCGTCGCCTACGAAGACGCCACCATCCACGTCCTCTCGCACGTCGTCCACTACGGCTCGTCCGTCTTCGAGGGCGTCCGCGCCTACGACACCGCGCGCGGCCCGGCCGTCTTCCGCCTTCCGGAGCACATGCAGCGGCTCATCGACTCGGCGAAGATCCACCGCATGGACTCGGGCTATGACCTCGCCGCGCTGAACCAGGCCGTCGTCGACACGATCCACGCGAGCGGCCTCGAAAGCTGCTACATCCGCCCCGTGATCTACCGCGGCATGGGCAGCATGGGCGTCAACCCGCTCAAGAACTACGTCGAGACGTTCATCGCCGTGTGGGACTGGGGCAAGTACCTCGGCGACGAGGCCATCGAGCAGGGCGTCGACGTGCAGGTGTCGACGTGGAACCGCAACGCGCCGAACACCACGCCGAGCCTCGCCAAGGCGGGCGGTAACTACCTCAACGCGTCGCTCATCAAGATGGAGGCCGTGCTCAACGGCTTCACCGAAGGCATCGCGCTCTCCGTCGACGGCTACCTCTCCGAGGGCTCGGGCGAGAACCTGTTCGTCATCAAAGACGGCGTACTCCACACCGCGCCGACCGGCCTCTCGATCCTGCCCGGCATCACGCGCAACACGGTCATCACGCTCGCGGAGTCGATGGGCTACGAGATCAAGGAGGCGAGCATCCCACGCGAGGCGCTCTACGTGGCCGACGAGTTGTTCTTCACCGGCACCGCCGCCGAGGTCACGCCGATCCGCTCCGTCGACCGCTACCAGATCGGCTCCGGCTCGCGCGGCCCGATCACGAAGCAGATCCAGGACGCCTACTTTAGCGCGCTGCGCGACACGGACAACCCGCACGGCTGGCTCACCTTCGTCAACGAAGAGGCGTCCGACACCGTGCGCGAAACGGCGGCCGCCGAAGCGTAG
- a CDS encoding SGNH/GDSL hydrolase family protein encodes MLGLAKLVLGPVLLAQGKRVRRVALKLPEPPGDRAGTVGSGPPLRLLVVGDSSAAGVGAPSQDEALLGQTVAALAGDVAVEFRLIARTGATTAGTLKKLRGTEPAAFDVALSALGVNDVTAGVGLRDWLDQQQALAAVLRTRFGVRHHIVSGLPPVHTFPALPQPLRWYLGTLARRFDAALRLWTDGEPSVTYVAMAEGDAVPPDWAERMGDLMASDGFHPGPQIYAHWGAEVARAVRAA; translated from the coding sequence ATGCTAGGCCTCGCCAAACTCGTCCTCGGTCCCGTCCTCCTCGCGCAAGGGAAGCGCGTGCGGCGGGTCGCGCTCAAGCTCCCCGAGCCTCCGGGCGACCGAGCGGGCACCGTCGGAAGCGGACCGCCGCTGCGGTTGCTCGTCGTGGGCGACTCTTCGGCAGCGGGCGTAGGCGCGCCGTCGCAGGACGAGGCGCTACTCGGGCAGACGGTGGCAGCGCTCGCCGGAGACGTAGCCGTTGAGTTTCGCCTCATCGCCCGCACCGGCGCGACGACGGCGGGCACGCTCAAGAAGCTGCGCGGCACAGAGCCGGCTGCGTTCGACGTGGCCCTCTCCGCGCTCGGCGTCAATGATGTCACGGCGGGCGTAGGGCTGCGCGACTGGCTCGACCAGCAGCAGGCACTCGCGGCCGTGCTGCGCACCCGCTTCGGCGTACGGCACCACATCGTCTCGGGCCTCCCGCCCGTGCACACGTTTCCGGCGTTGCCGCAGCCGCTCCGGTGGTACCTCGGCACCCTCGCGCGGCGCTTCGACGCGGCCCTGCGGCTGTGGACCGACGGCGAGCCCAGCGTGACCTACGTCGCGATGGCAGAAGGCGACGCCGTGCCGCCGGACTGGGCCGAGCGGATGGGCGACCTCATGGCCTCGGACGGGTTCCACCCCGGCCCCCAGATCTATGCACACTGGGGCGCCGAGGTGGCGCGGGCCGTTCGAGCGGCCTGA
- a CDS encoding Gfo/Idh/MocA family oxidoreductase encodes MRLLVALSFALFLLTLPHAAHAQSTADEASPDETPPDEPQPVRVGVVGLVHTHVHWILGREDRGDIEIVGIVEPNRDLAERYAEQHGYAMDLVYADLDAMLDAAQPEAVTVFTTIKDHRAVVERAAARGIHVLVEKPLAISLDDARAMAEAAEAAGIHLLTNYETTWYPSVHETQRRVDAGDLGPLRKIVVHDGHKGPQEIGVNEEFLDWLIDPEFNGAGALFDFGCYGAGLATWLLDGQRPTSVTAVTQQIKPDVYPLVDDEATIILTYPEAQAIVQASWNWPFNRKDMEVYGRTGFAHADDATTLRVRLEGEDAETRSTVAPLPVPHDDPFAYLAAVVRGEVEPGTDLSSLPTNLIVMEILDAALRSAQTGETVRFD; translated from the coding sequence ATGCGCCTACTCGTTGCTCTCTCGTTCGCGCTGTTCCTCCTCACCTTGCCCCATGCCGCGCACGCACAGTCCACAGCCGACGAGGCGTCGCCCGACGAGACCCCGCCCGACGAACCTCAGCCCGTCCGTGTCGGCGTCGTTGGGCTCGTCCACACGCACGTCCACTGGATCCTCGGGCGCGAGGACCGCGGCGACATCGAGATCGTCGGCATCGTGGAGCCCAACCGCGACCTCGCCGAGCGCTACGCCGAGCAGCACGGCTATGCGATGGACCTCGTCTATGCCGACCTTGATGCAATGCTCGACGCCGCCCAGCCCGAGGCGGTGACCGTCTTCACGACGATCAAGGACCACCGCGCCGTCGTGGAAAGGGCTGCCGCGAGAGGTATCCACGTTCTGGTCGAGAAGCCACTCGCGATCAGCCTCGACGACGCCCGCGCCATGGCCGAGGCCGCTGAGGCGGCGGGCATCCACCTGCTCACCAACTACGAGACGACGTGGTACCCGAGCGTCCACGAGACGCAGCGCCGCGTCGACGCGGGCGACCTCGGCCCGCTGCGCAAGATCGTCGTGCACGACGGCCACAAGGGCCCGCAGGAGATCGGTGTCAACGAGGAGTTCCTCGACTGGCTCATCGACCCCGAGTTCAACGGCGCGGGGGCACTGTTCGACTTCGGCTGCTACGGCGCGGGCCTCGCCACGTGGCTCCTCGACGGCCAGCGCCCGACCTCCGTTACCGCCGTCACGCAGCAGATCAAGCCCGACGTCTACCCGCTCGTGGACGACGAGGCGACGATCATCCTCACCTACCCTGAGGCCCAGGCCATCGTGCAAGCGTCGTGGAACTGGCCGTTCAACCGCAAAGACATGGAGGTCTACGGCCGCACCGGCTTCGCGCACGCCGACGACGCGACCACGCTCCGCGTACGCCTGGAGGGCGAGGACGCCGAGACGCGCTCCACCGTCGCGCCGCTGCCGGTGCCGCACGACGACCCGTTCGCCTACCTCGCGGCTGTTGTCCGGGGCGAGGTCGAGCCCGGTACCGACCTCTCGTCGCTGCCGACCAACCTGATCGTGATGGAGATCCTCGACGCGGCGCTCCGTTCGGCGCAGACGGGCGAAACGGTTCGCTTTGACTGA
- a CDS encoding ABC transporter permease — protein sequence MLRTTLKVAWRALLRRKGTTALNVAGLALGLAGALLIALWIQHERSFDRFHTSGDRIYRVVVDYITDGRIAENGFTQGILGPTLEEDYPEVEQAVRLTSTGNVLRVGDRQFEEGNLAYADADLFAVFDFPFLHGDPATALAEPLTIVLTEAMALKYFDRTDVVGETMATNERVSNEGVSLTVTGVVEATPETSSVQADGLVSMITLEQNGPDWMWGNWYATNFQTYVLLQEGVTQEAMEANMVEMFNRYARDRGEEFGSSLVFLLEPLETMYLTSKRDGVPHGSLANIYLFGVIALFLVLIACINFANLSTARSMERAKEVGVRKTVGGTRASLALQFLAEAVMLTTASMVLALLLVQAVLPAFERLTEKTLSLATLGLPTWGLLTLLLGTALAVGVLAGTYPAFVLTRFHPAAVLKGTFRTSASGAALRKGLVVVQFAISIALIAATAVVFRQLAFMQERDLGFAANTEEGRLLEVPFGGDEQVLAQYDALKAQLVALPGVAEATGSQTLPGYGSPSAGGAVEGPDGTAQNVSVDLYMVDFDFLDVMDLDIVAGRGFDPAFSTDSSEAYLLNETAAREFGYTDVADAVGKSAGFWGRGGTIIGIVEDFHPYGLRSEIPTLGLRIENQITRFTLRLKTDDLPATIASIDDLWQAAVPHRPFSYYFVDETFDAQYRAETRFGQVFAVFAVLAIFIACLGLFGLASFTAAQRTKEIGVRKVLGASVPGLVTLLAKDFLVLVVAGFAVAVPVVWYGMSRWLADFAYRTDVGVLVFLLAGGLALGVALLTVTSQSLRAATTDPINALRYE from the coding sequence ATGCTCCGCACCACCCTCAAAGTTGCCTGGCGCGCACTGCTGCGCCGCAAAGGCACCACCGCCCTCAACGTCGCTGGTCTCGCGCTTGGGCTCGCCGGGGCGCTGCTCATCGCGCTCTGGATCCAGCACGAGCGCTCTTTCGACCGCTTCCACACCAGCGGCGACCGCATCTACCGCGTCGTCGTGGACTACATCACCGACGGGCGCATTGCCGAGAACGGCTTCACGCAGGGCATCCTCGGTCCGACGCTGGAAGAGGACTACCCCGAGGTGGAGCAGGCCGTCCGGCTGACCAGCACCGGCAACGTGCTGCGCGTCGGCGACCGGCAGTTCGAGGAGGGCAATCTCGCCTATGCCGACGCCGACCTCTTTGCGGTCTTTGACTTCCCGTTTCTCCACGGCGACCCGGCCACGGCCCTTGCCGAGCCGCTCACCATCGTGCTCACGGAGGCGATGGCGCTCAAGTACTTCGACCGCACCGACGTTGTCGGCGAGACGATGGCCACCAATGAACGTGTGAGCAACGAGGGCGTCTCGCTCACCGTCACGGGCGTCGTTGAGGCTACGCCGGAGACCTCGTCGGTCCAGGCGGACGGCCTCGTGTCGATGATCACGCTGGAGCAGAACGGCCCGGACTGGATGTGGGGCAACTGGTACGCGACCAACTTCCAGACCTACGTGCTGCTGCAGGAGGGCGTGACGCAGGAGGCCATGGAGGCCAACATGGTCGAGATGTTCAACCGCTACGCCCGCGACCGCGGTGAGGAGTTCGGCTCGTCGCTGGTGTTCCTCCTGGAGCCGCTGGAGACGATGTATCTCACCTCCAAGCGCGACGGCGTGCCGCACGGGAGCCTGGCCAACATCTACCTCTTCGGCGTGATCGCGCTCTTCCTGGTGCTGATTGCCTGCATCAACTTCGCCAACCTGTCCACGGCGCGCAGCATGGAGCGCGCGAAAGAAGTCGGCGTCCGCAAGACGGTCGGCGGGACGCGCGCTAGTCTCGCGCTGCAGTTCCTCGCCGAGGCGGTGATGCTGACCACGGCTTCGATGGTGCTGGCCCTGCTGCTCGTGCAGGCCGTGCTGCCCGCGTTTGAGCGCCTGACCGAGAAGACGCTGAGCCTCGCCACCCTCGGGCTGCCGACGTGGGGCCTGCTGACGCTGCTCCTCGGCACGGCGCTGGCCGTGGGCGTCCTCGCCGGGACCTACCCGGCGTTCGTGCTGACGCGCTTTCATCCGGCGGCCGTGCTCAAGGGCACGTTTCGCACGTCGGCGAGCGGCGCTGCGCTGCGCAAGGGCCTCGTGGTGGTGCAGTTCGCCATCTCGATTGCGCTCATCGCCGCGACAGCCGTCGTCTTCCGCCAACTCGCCTTCATGCAAGAGCGCGATCTCGGCTTCGCGGCCAATACCGAGGAGGGCCGTCTGCTGGAGGTGCCCTTCGGGGGCGACGAGCAGGTGCTCGCCCAGTACGACGCCCTCAAGGCACAGCTCGTCGCGCTGCCCGGCGTGGCCGAGGCGACGGGCTCGCAGACGCTCCCTGGCTACGGCTCGCCGAGCGCGGGCGGCGCCGTGGAAGGCCCCGACGGCACCGCACAGAACGTCTCGGTGGACCTCTACATGGTCGACTTCGACTTCCTGGACGTGATGGACCTCGACATCGTCGCGGGGCGCGGCTTCGACCCCGCCTTCAGCACGGACTCGTCGGAGGCGTACCTCCTCAACGAGACGGCCGCGCGCGAATTCGGCTATACCGACGTGGCCGACGCCGTGGGCAAGTCGGCGGGCTTCTGGGGGCGCGGCGGGACCATCATCGGCATCGTGGAAGACTTCCACCCCTACGGGCTGCGCTCGGAGATCCCGACGCTCGGCCTCCGCATCGAGAACCAGATCACCCGCTTCACGCTGCGCCTAAAGACCGACGACCTCCCCGCCACCATCGCCTCGATCGATGACCTGTGGCAGGCCGCCGTGCCCCACCGCCCGTTCTCCTACTACTTCGTCGACGAGACCTTCGACGCGCAGTACCGCGCTGAAACACGTTTTGGACAGGTGTTCGCCGTGTTCGCCGTGCTGGCCATCTTCATCGCGTGCCTCGGGCTCTTCGGGCTGGCCAGCTTCACCGCAGCGCAGCGGACGAAGGAGATCGGCGTGCGCAAGGTGCTCGGGGCGTCCGTACCGGGCCTGGTGACGCTGCTGGCGAAGGACTTCCTCGTGCTCGTGGTGGCCGGCTTCGCCGTCGCTGTGCCCGTCGTGTGGTATGGCATGAGCCGGTGGCTCGCGGACTTTGCCTACCGGACCGACGTGGGCGTGCTGGTCTTCCTGCTTGCGGGCGGCCTCGCGCTGGGCGTGGCGCTCCTCACGGTCACGAGCCAATCGCTCCGCGCCGCCACGACCGACCCCATCAACGCGCTGCGCTACGAATGA
- a CDS encoding ABC transporter permease, which produces MLKNYLFVAFRSLRRRKGYAGLNVFGLAVGLACFFLLGLYVRDELAFDRFHADVEQIYAVGTVSERSGETYYSMVHAPPVTGLMAEHVPEVAATVREYAARVQVRVADDRFDDQRRRYVEPGFFEVFDFPRVAGDLTTALDAPNQAVLSEQAAQRYFGQADPIGQTVSIDVTPDLFGGTSEPRDLTVVAVVEVPRTSSITFDLLVSVATPGGVLTDPDIWTIHLSGGAFVRLQPGVTQAQLSAALDRFATDVYNERANRTVNFHAIPLTDFYFSDFYRSDGLRGDARYLALFGGIALLVLLIAVVNYTNLATAQAADRTREVGVRKAIGAGRGQLAGQFLGEALLVSAAAFVLAVVLVTAALPGFNALFGTDLGTGLLLSGATLPLMLALALGTGLLAGAYPAFVLARQRPMEVLRAGGAPQGGSAGLRKVLVVAQFAVTVALLVGVAGIVKQLRYVQTADLGFDGERVLHVELDDLAEQSEAAKAAFLQHPAVRVASATGAAPGNYWGMYSAGDLEGQPTSEDGASFTSLWVVFADADYADVLGLDLAAGRFLDPDIATDATNAVVLNEAAAHALGWAEGDAAVPAALGKTMNWVAEGSQIVGVVEDFHFGSMHDVIEPAGIRFGDPSPDNPRPDHTGLLLKLDTRDLLVTMSELEATWRSLAPDAPFETTFVDEYYEQMYRSEVRLGRILGVFAGLAIFVACLGLVGLAAFTAQRRTKEIGVRKVLGASVASILRLLTRDFALLVAVAFVVAAPVAWWGLQRWLESFAYRAEVGVGTVLLAGLAALAVALLATGALAWRAARMDPVRALRYE; this is translated from the coding sequence ATGCTCAAGAACTACCTCTTCGTCGCCTTCCGAAGCCTTCGTCGTCGCAAGGGCTACGCCGGGCTCAACGTATTTGGGCTGGCCGTGGGCCTGGCGTGCTTCTTCCTGCTCGGGCTCTACGTCCGTGACGAACTCGCCTTCGACCGCTTCCACGCTGACGTGGAGCAGATCTATGCCGTCGGCACGGTGAGCGAGCGCAGCGGCGAGACATACTACAGCATGGTGCACGCGCCCCCGGTGACTGGACTGATGGCCGAGCACGTGCCCGAGGTGGCGGCGACCGTCCGGGAGTACGCTGCCCGGGTGCAGGTGCGCGTCGCTGACGACCGCTTCGACGACCAGCGGCGGCGCTACGTCGAGCCGGGCTTCTTCGAGGTATTCGACTTCCCGCGCGTGGCTGGCGACCTCACCACGGCACTCGACGCCCCCAACCAGGCCGTCCTCTCCGAGCAGGCCGCGCAGCGCTACTTCGGCCAGGCGGACCCCATTGGGCAGACGGTCTCGATCGACGTGACCCCCGACCTCTTCGGCGGCACGTCTGAGCCGCGTGACCTCACCGTGGTCGCCGTCGTCGAGGTCCCGCGCACGTCGTCGATCACGTTTGACCTGTTGGTTTCCGTTGCGACGCCGGGCGGCGTGCTCACCGACCCCGACATATGGACGATACACCTGAGCGGCGGGGCGTTCGTACGGCTCCAGCCGGGCGTAACCCAGGCGCAGCTCAGCGCGGCCCTCGACCGCTTCGCCACGGACGTCTACAACGAGCGCGCCAACCGCACGGTTAATTTCCACGCCATCCCGCTCACGGACTTCTACTTCTCCGACTTCTACCGATCCGATGGGCTGCGGGGCGACGCACGCTACCTTGCGCTCTTCGGCGGCATCGCGCTGCTGGTGCTGCTCATCGCGGTCGTGAACTACACGAACCTAGCGACCGCGCAGGCTGCTGACCGGACCCGCGAGGTGGGCGTGCGCAAGGCCATCGGCGCGGGACGAGGGCAGCTCGCCGGACAGTTCCTCGGCGAGGCGCTGCTGGTGAGTGCGGCGGCGTTCGTGCTGGCGGTGGTGCTGGTGACGGCGGCGCTGCCGGGTTTCAACGCGCTCTTCGGGACCGACCTCGGCACGGGCCTCCTCCTCAGCGGTGCCACGCTGCCACTGATGCTGGCGCTGGCGCTCGGCACGGGGCTGCTCGCCGGGGCCTACCCCGCGTTCGTACTCGCGCGGCAGCGACCGATGGAGGTGCTCCGCGCCGGGGGCGCGCCGCAGGGCGGCAGCGCGGGCCTGCGCAAGGTGCTCGTGGTTGCGCAGTTTGCGGTGACGGTGGCGCTGCTCGTCGGCGTGGCAGGCATCGTGAAGCAGCTCCGCTACGTCCAGACGGCCGACCTCGGCTTCGACGGCGAGCGGGTGCTCCACGTCGAGCTGGACGACCTTGCGGAGCAGTCGGAGGCCGCGAAGGCCGCGTTTCTACAGCATCCTGCCGTGCGCGTGGCGAGCGCCACGGGGGCGGCACCAGGCAACTACTGGGGGATGTACTCCGCGGGGGACCTCGAAGGGCAGCCCACTTCCGAGGACGGGGCCTCCTTCACGTCGCTGTGGGTCGTTTTTGCTGACGCCGACTACGCCGACGTGCTGGGGCTCGACCTCGCTGCCGGGCGCTTCCTCGACCCCGACATCGCCACCGACGCGACGAACGCCGTCGTCCTCAACGAGGCCGCCGCGCACGCGCTGGGCTGGGCCGAGGGCGACGCCGCCGTGCCCGCCGCGCTCGGCAAGACGATGAACTGGGTTGCAGAGGGTAGCCAGATCGTGGGCGTCGTGGAGGATTTCCACTTCGGCTCCATGCATGACGTCATCGAGCCGGCGGGCATCCGCTTCGGCGATCCCAGCCCGGATAACCCCAGGCCCGACCACACGGGGCTGCTCCTCAAGCTCGACACGCGAGACCTGCTCGTCACGATGAGCGAGTTGGAGGCGACCTGGCGCTCGCTTGCCCCAGACGCACCGTTCGAAACCACGTTCGTTGATGAGTACTACGAGCAGATGTATCGGTCGGAGGTGCGTCTGGGCCGCATCCTCGGCGTCTTCGCTGGGCTCGCCATCTTCGTCGCGTGTCTGGGGCTCGTCGGCCTGGCCGCCTTCACCGCGCAGCGTCGGACGAAGGAGATCGGCGTGCGGAAGGTGCTCGGCGCCTCCGTGGCGAGCATCCTGCGCTTGCTCACGCGCGACTTCGCGCTGCTCGTGGCGGTCGCGTTCGTGGTGGCGGCCCCAGTTGCGTGGTGGGGCCTCCAGCGTTGGCTGGAGAGCTTCGCCTACCGCGCGGAGGTCGGCGTAGGCACGGTGCTCCTGGCAGGCCTCGCGGCACTCGCGGTGGCGCTGCTGGCCACGGGGGCGCTGGCGTGGCGCGCGGCGCGCATGGATCCGGTGCGAGCGCTGCGCTACGAATAA